One window of the Armatimonadota bacterium genome contains the following:
- the aroB gene encoding 3-dehydroquinate synthase has product MSTSVVRVGLGERSYDVHVGAGVLEASGELIAGVTKARAAAIVTNPRIGKLYAARVVKSLEESGITAHVITVPAGERYKTLNTVRGVYEKMLDHRIDRTGMVIGLGGGVVGDLAGFVAATYLRGVDFVQMPTSLLAQVDASVGGKVGVDLPRGKNLVGAFYQPKIVLADTGTLRTLPKVQFGSGLAEVIKHGIILDGEYYAYLERNLPAVMRLEEGPLAHVVRRSVELKASVVTRDERESGLRAVLNYGHTVGHAIESLTGYKTLLHGEAVAIGMVTAALISHQIGIADQSLALRIADLLVRARLPYRPPTNVTPEAVVEAMKLDKKIAHGKLRFVLAKEIGSAFVSDDVTPAVIVRALGMQVKLQV; this is encoded by the coding sequence ATGAGCACGAGCGTTGTTCGAGTTGGGCTTGGTGAGCGGAGTTACGACGTGCACGTCGGCGCGGGGGTGCTGGAGGCATCCGGCGAGCTGATCGCCGGGGTGACGAAGGCGCGAGCGGCTGCGATCGTGACCAATCCCCGGATCGGGAAGCTCTATGCCGCGCGCGTCGTGAAGAGCCTGGAAGAGTCAGGCATCACCGCGCACGTCATCACCGTCCCGGCAGGCGAGCGGTACAAGACACTGAATACCGTGCGAGGCGTCTACGAGAAGATGCTCGACCACCGCATTGACCGGACCGGCATGGTGATCGGGCTAGGCGGCGGGGTGGTCGGCGACTTGGCCGGCTTCGTCGCGGCGACGTACCTGCGCGGCGTGGACTTCGTGCAGATGCCGACCTCGCTCCTCGCCCAGGTAGATGCGAGCGTCGGCGGGAAGGTCGGCGTGGACCTTCCGAGGGGCAAGAACCTCGTCGGCGCGTTCTACCAGCCCAAGATCGTGCTTGCTGACACCGGAACGCTTCGGACGCTTCCCAAGGTGCAGTTCGGCTCGGGTTTGGCCGAGGTCATCAAACATGGTATAATCCTCGACGGCGAGTATTACGCTTATCTGGAGCGAAACCTGCCCGCCGTGATGCGCCTCGAAGAAGGGCCGCTGGCGCACGTAGTCCGGCGGTCTGTCGAACTCAAAGCGTCGGTCGTCACGCGCGATGAGCGGGAGTCAGGCCTTCGCGCGGTCCTGAACTACGGGCACACAGTCGGCCATGCGATCGAGTCGCTCACGGGGTACAAGACGTTGCTCCACGGCGAGGCGGTGGCGATCGGGATGGTAACGGCGGCGCTGATATCGCATCAGATAGGGATAGCGGATCAGTCGCTCGCCCTGCGGATCGCGGACCTGCTGGTCCGGGCGAGACTGCCGTACAGGCCCCCCACCAATGTTACTCCGGAAGCTGTCGTCGAGGCGATGAAGCTCGACAAGAAGATAGCGCACGGGAAGCTGCGGTTCGTGCTCGCAAAAGAGATCGGCTCGGCGTTCGTCTCGGACGATGTGACGCCCGCGGTGATTGTGCGGGCGCTGGGGATGCAGGTGAAGCTGCAAGTCTGA
- a CDS encoding ribulose-phosphate 3-epimerase, producing MKSKIAPSLLSADFANLERDVRAAADAGADCLHLDVMDGRFVPNITFGPLVVHSIRDKTDLRFDGHLMIERPEEILEDFVKAGCDSITVHVETCPHIHRTIQQIKETGALAGVSLNPATPLCTIENVIEDIDLLLIMTVNPGFGGQEFIPAMYAKIAEARKMAPELDIYVDGGVNLDTCARIVAAGANVLVAGSFVFDNVGGLKSAIESLRAACAG from the coding sequence ATGAAGTCGAAGATCGCTCCGTCGCTCCTGTCGGCCGATTTTGCCAATCTGGAACGCGATGTGCGCGCGGCGGCAGATGCCGGTGCGGACTGCCTGCACCTCGACGTGATGGACGGCCGGTTCGTTCCGAACATCACATTCGGGCCGCTTGTGGTCCACAGCATCAGGGACAAGACCGACCTGCGATTCGACGGCCACCTGATGATCGAGCGCCCGGAGGAGATCCTCGAGGATTTCGTCAAGGCCGGATGCGACTCGATCACCGTTCACGTCGAGACGTGCCCGCATATTCACCGAACGATCCAGCAGATCAAGGAGACCGGCGCGCTTGCGGGGGTCTCGTTGAACCCGGCCACGCCGCTCTGCACGATAGAGAACGTGATCGAGGACATTGACCTGCTGCTCATCATGACGGTGAACCCGGGGTTCGGCGGGCAGGAGTTCATCCCGGCGATGTACGCCAAGATCGCAGAAGCGAGGAAGATGGCGCCCGAACTCGACATCTACGTTGACGGCGGAGTGAACCTCGACACGTGCGCGCGGATAGTCGCCGCCGGAGCGAACGTGCTCGTCGCAGGATCGTTCGTCTTCGATAACGTAGGCGGCCTCAAGAGTGCGATCGAGTCCCTCAGGGCCGCTTGCGCGGGGTGA
- a CDS encoding protein kinase produces the protein MTGTVLKHRYEVQEKIGDGSLFTVYRADDKIDSRTVAVKALLAQHASNRMFAERMLVEAQAMVGLSHPGIAAVYDCGEEDGSYFVVTEYVEGVDLKERIHRSAPFTLATAVDFGIAICDALDFAHRRGFVHGDLRPRNIIVTPEGYVKLTDFWVGSAVSASQSVRTTAMMRSVHYMAPEVAEGVAATAQSDLYSLGIIMYELLTGNVPYDADTPIAIAIKHGRDPIPSIRAGNPGVPKAFEALITRALQKEPGGRFRSAKAMLNDLRSVREGLDLPGTTTWSPPTKTRMLEPILEDDPEMDDSEPAVLSMILRTLAITVTIIGVIAAAVIAFVWMNPGETQVPEIVGKDITTARQMAAESKVRLLVKAEEFNEKYAEGFVYFSNPAPGRTIKAGKTVDVWVSRGSKYARVPRLTTLPEETARKRLMDANLTAGNVTQEYSDSVEAGNVIKQSSEPGTRLMRNDPVDLVISLGPKPTEEDFSLSEDTSSGGSTEIPAKPRYFDVAFQVPSGRENQMIQITVVDDYGENVVYSEIAHPGDVIEQTVPGIGKKVSIRIYIDDKLIKELKK, from the coding sequence TTGACAGGCACTGTGCTCAAGCACCGCTATGAGGTTCAAGAAAAGATCGGGGACGGCAGCCTTTTCACGGTCTACAGGGCCGACGACAAGATTGACAGCCGAACGGTAGCCGTCAAAGCACTTCTTGCCCAGCATGCCTCCAACCGCATGTTCGCGGAACGGATGCTGGTCGAGGCGCAGGCGATGGTCGGCCTCTCCCACCCCGGCATTGCGGCGGTCTACGATTGCGGCGAGGAGGACGGCTCGTACTTCGTCGTCACGGAATACGTCGAGGGCGTAGACCTCAAGGAGCGAATCCATCGAAGCGCCCCGTTCACCCTCGCAACCGCAGTTGACTTCGGCATCGCCATCTGCGACGCGCTCGATTTCGCGCACAGACGGGGTTTCGTCCACGGCGATCTGAGACCGCGAAACATCATCGTCACACCGGAAGGCTATGTCAAGCTGACGGACTTCTGGGTCGGCAGCGCCGTCAGCGCCTCCCAATCCGTCCGCACGACGGCGATGATGAGATCGGTACACTACATGGCCCCGGAGGTCGCCGAGGGGGTCGCCGCGACGGCGCAGTCGGACCTATACTCTCTCGGGATCATCATGTACGAACTGCTGACCGGGAACGTGCCGTACGATGCGGACACCCCGATCGCAATCGCGATAAAGCACGGCAGGGACCCGATACCCTCCATCAGGGCGGGCAACCCCGGAGTCCCGAAGGCATTCGAGGCCCTGATCACCCGCGCCCTGCAGAAAGAACCGGGAGGCAGGTTTCGATCTGCCAAGGCGATGCTCAACGATCTGAGATCGGTCCGCGAGGGCCTCGACCTGCCCGGCACTACGACGTGGTCGCCTCCGACGAAGACCAGGATGCTCGAACCGATTCTCGAGGACGACCCGGAGATGGACGATTCCGAGCCGGCGGTGCTCTCGATGATTCTCAGGACGCTCGCCATCACTGTGACGATCATAGGGGTCATAGCCGCCGCAGTGATAGCATTCGTGTGGATGAACCCGGGGGAGACACAGGTTCCGGAGATCGTCGGCAAGGACATAACGACGGCCCGGCAGATGGCGGCCGAGAGCAAGGTCAGGCTGTTAGTAAAGGCCGAAGAGTTCAACGAGAAGTACGCGGAGGGCTTCGTCTACTTCTCGAACCCGGCACCAGGGCGAACGATTAAAGCCGGCAAGACGGTTGACGTATGGGTCAGCAGGGGATCGAAGTACGCGCGCGTGCCGAGGCTGACCACCCTGCCCGAGGAGACCGCGAGGAAGCGCCTGATGGACGCGAACCTTACGGCGGGCAACGTCACGCAGGAATACAGCGACTCCGTCGAGGCCGGCAACGTCATCAAGCAGTCATCCGAGCCGGGCACGCGACTCATGCGGAACGATCCGGTTGATCTGGTGATAAGCCTCGGACCCAAACCAACGGAAGAGGATTTCTCGCTGTCCGAGGACACATCGTCGGGCGGAAGCACGGAGATTCCGGCAAAGCCGCGTTACTTCGACGTGGCTTTCCAAGTCCCTTCCGGGCGAGAGAACCAGATGATCCAGATCACGGTCGTGGACGATTACGGGGAGAACGTGGTCTACTCGGAGATCGCGCATCCCGGCGACGTCATCGAACAGACCGTTCCCGGCATCGGGAAGAAGGTCTCGATCCGCATCTACATAGACGACAAGCTTATCAAGGAGCTGAAGAAATGA
- the ribD gene encoding bifunctional diaminohydroxyphosphoribosylaminopyrimidine deaminase/5-amino-6-(5-phosphoribosylamino)uracil reductase RibD yields MTDSRFMKRSLRLARRGRTSPNPMVGAVVAREGRVVGEGYHPRAGEPHAEVFALLAAGDLAHGADLYVNLEPCCHHGKTGPCTDAIIKAGIRKVYAAMVDPNPLVAGKGIEALRAAGIEVEIGLLESEARELNRGFVKRVTCGRPFVLWKAAMTLDGKIATRTGDSGWVSGEASRRYVHRLRAQSDAIMVGIGTVLADNPSLTARIGNRQDAKNAKNIKNQPIRIVVDSEGRVPADAKVLSGEAPTIIVTKQGAPEANLGKLRSAGVRILGIQDNDGRIDLRCLLVELGKMGIHTLLLEGGGELAASMIAAGLVDRGLIFIAPKIAGGRDAKSPVEGEGVELMADAYSTSKPRVRRFGHDVALEFNF; encoded by the coding sequence ATGACGGATAGCCGGTTCATGAAACGATCTCTGAGGCTCGCGCGGCGTGGACGAACCAGCCCCAACCCTATGGTCGGGGCTGTGGTCGCAAGAGAGGGGCGAGTTGTCGGCGAGGGATATCACCCAAGGGCCGGAGAGCCGCACGCGGAGGTTTTCGCGCTACTCGCGGCGGGCGACCTGGCGCACGGTGCCGATCTCTACGTCAACCTGGAGCCGTGCTGCCATCATGGGAAGACCGGGCCGTGCACGGATGCCATCATCAAGGCCGGGATTCGGAAGGTCTACGCCGCGATGGTGGATCCGAATCCACTGGTCGCCGGCAAGGGGATCGAGGCGCTTCGAGCGGCGGGGATCGAGGTCGAGATCGGGCTGCTCGAGTCCGAGGCACGGGAACTGAACCGCGGATTCGTCAAACGCGTGACCTGCGGGCGGCCGTTCGTGCTCTGGAAGGCGGCGATGACGCTGGACGGCAAGATCGCCACGCGAACCGGCGACTCAGGCTGGGTGAGCGGCGAGGCATCGAGACGATACGTCCACCGGCTGCGCGCTCAGTCGGACGCGATCATGGTCGGCATCGGGACGGTGCTGGCCGACAATCCATCGCTCACGGCCCGGATCGGGAACCGCCAAGACGCCAAGAACGCCAAGAATATCAAGAATCAGCCGATAAGGATAGTGGTAGACAGCGAGGGGCGAGTGCCCGCCGATGCGAAGGTGCTGAGCGGCGAGGCGCCGACCATCATCGTGACGAAGCAGGGCGCTCCGGAGGCGAATCTGGGCAAGCTGCGGAGTGCGGGCGTGCGGATTCTGGGTATTCAGGATAACGATGGCCGAATCGACCTGCGCTGCCTGCTCGTCGAACTCGGCAAGATGGGGATCCACACCCTCCTGCTGGAGGGCGGCGGGGAGCTTGCCGCCTCGATGATCGCGGCGGGGCTCGTTGACCGAGGGCTGATCTTCATCGCGCCGAAGATCGCGGGCGGCCGGGACGCGAAGTCGCCGGTAGAAGGAGAGGGCGTCGAGCTGATGGCCGATGCGTACTCCAC